One window of the Flavobacteriaceae bacterium YJPT1-3 genome contains the following:
- a CDS encoding carbohydrate kinase — MSKRPHIITFGEILWDVFPDDKRLGGAPLNVALRLQERGANSAIISCLGDDELGKKALSAIEQYGLPIGLIQQHQRLPTGQVSVSLDAKGAASYLIEPKAAWDAIGLTPENQKEVAAADALLYGSLAFRESQNRTTLDGLLEQATYRILDLNLRPPHFKTDYLMDLMRRSDFVKWNEEELEQVAKWCALQETSVDDQLKKLAKTFELHACCVTLGADGALLFHEGKFYRHYGYPAKVVDTVGAGDSFLATLIYGLLSHGNPVEALDQACAMGALVAGKAGANATVSAEELKRLVGEPPKF, encoded by the coding sequence ATGAGTAAGCGACCACACATCATCACCTTTGGAGAGATCCTCTGGGACGTTTTTCCTGACGATAAGCGTCTGGGCGGGGCGCCCTTAAATGTGGCCCTCCGCTTGCAAGAACGAGGAGCCAATTCCGCCATCATCTCCTGCCTGGGTGACGATGAGCTGGGCAAAAAGGCCCTGTCAGCAATTGAGCAGTACGGACTGCCCATAGGCCTTATTCAGCAACATCAACGTTTACCCACAGGGCAGGTGAGCGTAAGTTTGGATGCTAAAGGGGCAGCGTCCTACCTCATTGAACCCAAGGCCGCCTGGGATGCCATTGGATTAACCCCTGAAAATCAAAAAGAGGTGGCCGCGGCAGACGCGCTGCTTTACGGTTCGCTTGCCTTTCGCGAAAGCCAAAACAGAACGACTTTGGACGGCCTCTTGGAGCAGGCTACCTATCGCATTCTCGATCTTAATTTGAGACCCCCTCATTTTAAAACAGACTATTTGATGGACTTGATGCGGCGCTCTGATTTTGTCAAGTGGAACGAAGAGGAACTGGAGCAAGTCGCGAAATGGTGTGCCCTCCAGGAAACCTCAGTAGATGATCAATTAAAAAAATTGGCCAAGACTTTTGAGCTGCATGCCTGCTGCGTGACTTTGGGAGCGGATGGCGCTTTATTGTTTCATGAAGGGAAATTCTATCGCCACTACGGCTATCCCGCCAAGGTAGTCGATACTGTGGGAGCAGGGGATAGCTTTTTGGCTACCTTGATTTACGGCCTGCTAAGTCATGGGAATCCGGTAGAAGCGCTGGATCAGGCTTGTGCCATGGGAGCCCTGGTCGCCGGAAAAGCCGGAGCCAATGCAACGGTAAGTGCGGAAGAGCTCAAGCGTTTGGTGGGAGAGCCGCCTAAATTTTAG
- a CDS encoding sugar porter family MFS transporter: MKDIQKWSITVALAGFLFGFDTVVISGANQPIKDLWELSPLFHGTFIMSMALWGTVLGALFGNIPCDRLGRKKTLFWIGVLYFLSALGSAVAPDPYLFSMFRFIGGVGVGASSVAAPIYISEIAAPENRGKLGALYQFNIVFGIFIAFISNWLLEGVGGDLDWRLMLGIEALPALIYTLMVMRVPNSPRWLVMRKNDEAGAILVLNKIVGETEAPAKLMEIKNELAQSIKKHSVFDAKYKRVAFLAFFIALFNQLSGINFILYYAPEILERAGLATKDSLFSSISIGLVNLIFTIVGVQLIDRLGRRTLMIIGSLGYILSLVMVGWSFYSDAGSAMLLTFILVFIAAHAVGQGAVIWVFISEIFPTKVRAAGQSLGTGTHWVFAALITLLTPLFLDGEDGIFKDNPYPIFYFFAGMMVLQLLWVLFIMPETKGKSLEELDRQLVTQDE, from the coding sequence ATGAAAGACATCCAAAAATGGTCCATCACCGTAGCCCTGGCCGGATTTTTATTTGGCTTTGACACCGTCGTCATCAGTGGGGCCAATCAGCCCATCAAAGATTTGTGGGAACTTTCGCCCCTCTTTCACGGTACTTTTATCATGAGTATGGCCCTTTGGGGGACGGTGCTAGGCGCCTTGTTTGGCAATATTCCCTGCGACCGTTTGGGGCGTAAAAAGACGTTGTTCTGGATTGGTGTGCTTTATTTTCTCTCAGCTTTAGGCTCTGCCGTCGCTCCCGATCCCTATTTGTTCTCCATGTTCCGCTTTATTGGTGGCGTGGGGGTAGGAGCCTCTTCCGTAGCGGCTCCTATTTACATTTCAGAGATCGCTGCGCCTGAAAACCGCGGGAAATTGGGCGCGCTCTATCAATTCAATATTGTTTTTGGGATTTTTATCGCCTTTATCTCCAACTGGCTGTTGGAAGGAGTGGGCGGCGATCTCGATTGGCGCCTGATGCTGGGCATAGAAGCGCTCCCTGCCCTTATTTATACGCTTATGGTCATGCGCGTACCTAACAGTCCACGATGGCTGGTCATGCGCAAGAATGACGAGGCCGGGGCTATTCTCGTACTCAATAAAATTGTGGGAGAAACAGAGGCTCCTGCCAAGTTGATGGAGATCAAAAACGAATTGGCCCAATCCATCAAAAAACACAGCGTTTTTGACGCGAAGTACAAACGGGTAGCCTTTTTAGCCTTTTTTATCGCTTTATTCAACCAACTTTCGGGCATCAACTTTATACTGTACTACGCCCCGGAAATTTTAGAGCGCGCCGGACTTGCGACTAAGGACTCGCTTTTCAGTTCGATCTCCATCGGTCTGGTCAATCTGATCTTTACCATTGTGGGCGTGCAACTCATCGATCGCCTAGGTAGGCGAACGTTGATGATCATCGGGTCTTTAGGTTATATTCTAAGCCTGGTCATGGTGGGCTGGAGTTTTTACAGCGATGCGGGATCGGCCATGCTATTGACCTTTATACTGGTCTTTATTGCCGCCCATGCTGTAGGTCAGGGCGCCGTGATCTGGGTATTTATTTCAGAGATTTTTCCAACTAAAGTACGGGCTGCCGGGCAATCGTTGGGTACCGGAACCCATTGGGTCTTTGCGGCCCTGATCACCTTGCTTACGCCCCTATTCTTAGACGGAGAAGATGGAATTTTTAAGGATAACCCCTACCCGATCTTCTATTTCTTTGCCGGGATGATGGTGCTCCAATTGCTTTGGGTTCTGTTCATTATGCCGGAGACCAAAGGAAAATCACTGGAAGAATTAGACCGTCAGTTAGTGACCCAGGATGAGTAA